In Macrotis lagotis isolate mMagLag1 chromosome 8, bilby.v1.9.chrom.fasta, whole genome shotgun sequence, a single genomic region encodes these proteins:
- the CRELD1 gene encoding protein disulfide isomerase CRELD1 translates to MAPVIWRGLAPTLQWGLCLFLSFPVPGWLQSQPCHTCRDLVSSFSKGLERTVRDNFGGGNTAWEEEKLSKYKDSETRLVEVLEGVCSKSDFECHRLLEQSEELVETWWFHKQHQAPDLFQWLCMDSLKVCCPPGTYGPSCLACPGGPEKPCSGNGHCDGEGTRQGSGHCDCQPSYGGPTCAQCGDGYYEATRNSSHLVCEACFGPCSRCTGPKEGNCLRCKQGWALHQQKCVDIDECGTEMATCRANQFCVNTDGSYECRDCAKACAGCMGAGPARCKRCNVGYRRDGAKCLDVDECEGEVEVCTGAHELCENTDGSYRCACEEGYERSQEGCVLQQPEEPKPGGFFSEVTDDEVVVLQQMFFGVIICALATLAAKGDMVFTAIFIGAVAAMAGYWLSERSDRVLDGFIKGR, encoded by the exons ATGGCTCCAGTCATCTGGAGGGGCCTGGCTCCCACCTTACAGTGGGGCCTGTGCCTCTTTTTGAGCTTTCCAGTCCCCGGGTGGCTCCAGTCACAGCCCTGTCACACCTGCCGGGACCTGGTCAGCAGCTTTAGCAAG GGCTTGGAACGGACAGTTCGGGACAACTTTGGAGGAGGGAACACCGCCTGGGAGGAGGAGAAGCTGTCCAAGTATAAGGACAG CGAGACTCGGCTGGTGGAGGTGCTGGAGGGCGTGTGCAGCAAGTCTGACTTTGAGTGTCACCGACTTCTGGAGCAGAGTGAGGAGCTGGTAGAGACGTGGTGGTTCCACAA GCAGCATCAGGCTCCAGATCTCTTCCAGTGGCTTTGCATGGACTCCCTCAAGGTTTGCTGCCCTCCTGGAACCTACGGGCCCTCCTGCCTGG CCTGTCCTGGGGGCCCAGAGAAGCCATGCAGTGGTAATGGGCATTGTGACGGGGAGGGCACCCGGCAGGGCAGTGGGCACTGTGACTGCCAGCCCAGCTACGGGGGCCCCACCTGTGCCCAGTGTGGGGACGGTTACTATGAAGCCACTCGCAACTCCAGCCACCTGGTATGTGAGG CCTGCTTTGGTCCCTGCTCCCGCTGCACTGGCCCCAAGGAGGGTAACTGCCTACGCTGCAAACAGGGTTGGGCTCTGCACCAGCAGAAGTGTGTGG ACATCGATGAGTGTGGGACAGAGATGGCCACCTGCCGAGCCAACCAATTCTGCGTGAACACAGACGGTTCCTACGAGTGCCGAG aTTGTGCCAAAGCATGTGCCGGATGCATGGGGGCAGGGCCCGCCCGCTGCAAGAGGTGCAACGTGGGCTACCGACGAGACGGGGCCAAATGCTTAG atgTGGACGAGTGTGAGGGTGAGGTAGAGGTGTGCACAGGGGCTCATGAGCTCTGTGAGAACACGGATGGAAGCTACCGATGTGCCTGTGAGGAGGGCTACGAGAGAAGCCAGGAGGGCTGCGTACTTCAGCAACCAGAAG AACCAAAGCCCGGGGGCTTCTTCTCAGAGGTGACGGATGATGAGGTGGTGGTCTTGCAGCAAATGTTTTTTGGGGTCATCATTTGTGCCCTGGCGACGCTGGCAGCCAAAGGTGACATGGTCTTCACTGCCATCTTCATTGGGGCCGTGGCCGCCATGGCTGGATACTGGCTGTCCGAGCGTAGTGACCGGGTGCTGGACGGCTTCATCAAAGGCAGATAG
- the IL17RC gene encoding interleukin-17 receptor C isoform X3 produces MPMPWLLLFSLVLGSRPWVFSLEKKVESKDEARCSQGLSCQFMEVLCLLESAEPTKEPVLVPTKLQTEVVLRCREESDCVPCVRVTTLNLTVQEPRKEDRDETGLQEDTELTSHPWPRNESLQAKVILSFQAYLTDRCIWVMVEVPAAMVQPGQNVGSVVFDCFEAPVGGEVQILSYTQSPNQKKLNHTLQLPDCFRPEMQDSVQSCWGIEWSGVLPSFNISTEGDTIQMVLDASIKQNYVLSVYWDQTRDSRIDRFHGVLVHSNVSDSLRNTYCPFREDSRAQQNLWSHSKLKFLRTTSLSWQVEAPCPLSAETVLCWKLMDSETCHPLPVPKLLQNVTVNKFQDLPLKTLHPNVCVQVWSRGKLHIQECPLEDILDPLRDDILVLETWGPQETQSFCAMETSGCTLLPSMAHTRAALLGKQLLQDLQSGQCMQLWNDTGVLWVCSLQKYVHKRWVLAWLGFLVLAACILLLLLANRGGVKGAARGRRALLLYCPDHAGFERLVGTLATALAQLRLPVALDLWHRRELSALGPLAWFHAQRRRALQEGGLLVLLFSPGAAALCAQWLRAEAPAGTGPFAASLSCVLPDFLEGRAPGRYLVACFEELLPARDVPELFRAVPVFSLPSQMPAFLRALAGPGTRRREAFGAQAPRVAQSLRPALDECLRRGATSRL; encoded by the exons ATGCCCATGCCATggctcctcctcttctctttagTTCTTGGGAGCAGGCCCTGGGTCTTCTCTCTGGAGAAGAAGGTAGAGTCCAAAGATGAAGCCCGATGCTCTCAG gGTCTTTCATGTCAGTTTATGG AAGTGCTCTGCCTGCTGGAGAGTGCTGAACCCACCAAAGAGCCAGTGCTGGTGCCCACAAAGCTACAGACAGAAGTGGTTCTTCGATGCAGGGAAGAGAGTGACTGCGTCCCTTGTGTTCGAGTGACAACCCTCAATCTAACAGTGCAGG AACCTAGGAAGGAAGATCGTGATGAGACTGGGCTCCAAGAAGATACTGAACTAACATCTCATCCTTGGCCTCGAAATG AATCTCTCCAGGCAAAAGTCATCCTCTCCTTCCAGGCCTACCTCACTGACAGATGTATCTGGGTGATGGTAGAGGTGCCTGCTGCCATGGTACAGCCAGGCCAAAATGTG GGCTCAGTGGTATTTGACTGCTTTGAGGCCCCAGTAGGGGGGGAAGTACAGATCTTGTCCTATACCCAGTCCCCCAACCAGAAGAAACTCAATCATACACTACAACTACCAG ATTGCTTCAGACCTGAAATGCAGGACAGTGTCCAGAGCTGCTGGGGTATTGAATGGAGTGGGG TGCTGCCCTCCTTCAATATCTCAACTGAAGGGGATACTATACAGATGGTGCTGGATGCCTCCATCAAGCAGAACTATGTCCTCTCTGTTTATTGGGATCAGACCAGGGATAGTCGGATAGACAGGTTTCATGGAGTCTTG gttcaTTCAAATGTGAGTGATTCTCTCAGAAACACCTATTGCCCCTTCCGAGAAG actccagggcccagCAGAATCTGTGGAGCCATAGCAAGTTGAAGTTCTTGAGGACCACAAGCCTGAGCTGGCAAGTGGAGGCACCCTGCCCATTGTCTGCAGAGACTGTTCTCTGTTGGAAGCTGATGGATAGTGAAACCTGCCATCCCTTGCCTGTGCCCAAACTTCTGCAGAATGTCACTGTGAAT AAATTCCAGGACCTCCCTCTGAAAACTCTCCATCCTAATGTCTGTGTTCAG GTGTGGAGTAGGGGAAAGCTCCACATTCAGGAGTGCCCACTGGAGG ATATTCTGGACCCTCTAAGGGATGACATACTAGTGCTGGAGACTTGGGGACCTCAGGAGACACAATCCTTCTGTGCCATGGAGACCAGTGGTTGCACCCTCCTGCCAAGCATGGCCCATACG AGAGCAGCCCTCCTTGGAAAACAGCTTCTTCAAGACCTACAGTCCGGTCAGTGCATGCAG TTGTGGAATGACACAGGCGTCCTGTGGGTCTGCTCTCTTCAAAAGT ACGTCCATAAGCGCTGGGTCCTGGCGTGGCTGGGCTTCCTGGTCCTGGCCGCCTGCATCTTGCTGCTCCTCCTGGCCAACCGGGGCGGCGTGAAAG GGGCGGCCCGGGGCCGCAGGGCGCTGCTGCTCTACTGTCCGGACCACGCGGGCTTCGAGCGCCTGGTGGGCACGCTGGCCACGGCCCTGGCGCAGCTGCGGCTCCCGGTGGCCCTGGACCTGTGGCACCGGCGCGAGCTGAGCGCCCTGGGCCCCCTGGCCTGGTTCCACGCGCAGCGGCGCCGGGCGCTGCAGGAGGGCGGGCTGCTGGTGCTGCTCTTCTCCCCGGGCGCCGCGGCGCTGTGCGCCCAGTGGCTGCGGGCGGAGGCTCCGGCGGGCACCGGGCCCTTCGCCGCCTCGCTCAGCTGCGTGCTGCCCGACTTCCTGGAGGGCCGCGCGCCGGGCCGCTACCTGGTGGCCTGCTTCGAGGAGCTGCTGCCCGCCCGGGACGTGCCCGAGCTCTTCCGCGCCGTGCCCGTCTTCTCCTTGCCCTCCCAGATGCCCGCCTTCCTGAGGGCGCTGGCGGGGCCCGGCACGAGGCGCCGGGAGGCCTTCGGGGCCCAGGCGCCGCGGGTGGCGCAGAGCCTGCGGCCGGCCCTGGACGAGTGCCTGCGGCGGGGCGCCACGTCCCGGCTCTGa
- the IL17RC gene encoding interleukin-17 receptor C isoform X2, translating into MPMPWLLLFSLVLGSRPWVFSLEKKVESKDEARCSQGLSCQFMEVLCLLESAEPTKEPVLVPTKLQTEVVLRCREESDCVPCVRVTTLNLTVQEPRKEDRDETGLQEDTELTSHPWPRNESLQAKVILSFQAYLTDRCIWVMVEVPAAMVQPGQNVGSVVFDCFEAPVGGEVQILSYTQSPNQKKLNHTLQLPDCFRPEMQDSVQSCWVLPSFNISTEGDTIQMVLDASIKQNYVLSVYWDQTRDSRIDRFHGVLTGPQNITLNQTDLVPCLCIQVHSNVSDSLRNTYCPFREDSRAQQNLWSHSKLKFLRTTSLSWQVEAPCPLSAETVLCWKLMDSETCHPLPVPKLLQNVTVNKFQDLPLKTLHPNVCVQVWSRGKLHIQECPLEDILDPLRDDILVLETWGPQETQSFCAMETSGCTLLPSMAHTRAALLGKQLLQDLQSGQCMQLWNDTGVLWVCSLQKYVHKRWVLAWLGFLVLAACILLLLLANRGGVKGAARGRRALLLYCPDHAGFERLVGTLATALAQLRLPVALDLWHRRELSALGPLAWFHAQRRRALQEGGLLVLLFSPGAAALCAQWLRAEAPAGTGPFAASLSCVLPDFLEGRAPGRYLVACFEELLPARDVPELFRAVPVFSLPSQMPAFLRALAGPGTRRREAFGAQAPRVAQSLRPALDECLRRGATSRL; encoded by the exons ATGCCCATGCCATggctcctcctcttctctttagTTCTTGGGAGCAGGCCCTGGGTCTTCTCTCTGGAGAAGAAGGTAGAGTCCAAAGATGAAGCCCGATGCTCTCAG gGTCTTTCATGTCAGTTTATGG AAGTGCTCTGCCTGCTGGAGAGTGCTGAACCCACCAAAGAGCCAGTGCTGGTGCCCACAAAGCTACAGACAGAAGTGGTTCTTCGATGCAGGGAAGAGAGTGACTGCGTCCCTTGTGTTCGAGTGACAACCCTCAATCTAACAGTGCAGG AACCTAGGAAGGAAGATCGTGATGAGACTGGGCTCCAAGAAGATACTGAACTAACATCTCATCCTTGGCCTCGAAATG AATCTCTCCAGGCAAAAGTCATCCTCTCCTTCCAGGCCTACCTCACTGACAGATGTATCTGGGTGATGGTAGAGGTGCCTGCTGCCATGGTACAGCCAGGCCAAAATGTG GGCTCAGTGGTATTTGACTGCTTTGAGGCCCCAGTAGGGGGGGAAGTACAGATCTTGTCCTATACCCAGTCCCCCAACCAGAAGAAACTCAATCATACACTACAACTACCAG ATTGCTTCAGACCTGAAATGCAGGACAGTGTCCAGAGCTGCTGGG TGCTGCCCTCCTTCAATATCTCAACTGAAGGGGATACTATACAGATGGTGCTGGATGCCTCCATCAAGCAGAACTATGTCCTCTCTGTTTATTGGGATCAGACCAGGGATAGTCGGATAGACAGGTTTCATGGAGTCTTG ACAGGGCCACAGAATATCACCCTGAACCAAACGGATCTTGTCCCTTGCCTCTGTATCCAG gttcaTTCAAATGTGAGTGATTCTCTCAGAAACACCTATTGCCCCTTCCGAGAAG actccagggcccagCAGAATCTGTGGAGCCATAGCAAGTTGAAGTTCTTGAGGACCACAAGCCTGAGCTGGCAAGTGGAGGCACCCTGCCCATTGTCTGCAGAGACTGTTCTCTGTTGGAAGCTGATGGATAGTGAAACCTGCCATCCCTTGCCTGTGCCCAAACTTCTGCAGAATGTCACTGTGAAT AAATTCCAGGACCTCCCTCTGAAAACTCTCCATCCTAATGTCTGTGTTCAG GTGTGGAGTAGGGGAAAGCTCCACATTCAGGAGTGCCCACTGGAGG ATATTCTGGACCCTCTAAGGGATGACATACTAGTGCTGGAGACTTGGGGACCTCAGGAGACACAATCCTTCTGTGCCATGGAGACCAGTGGTTGCACCCTCCTGCCAAGCATGGCCCATACG AGAGCAGCCCTCCTTGGAAAACAGCTTCTTCAAGACCTACAGTCCGGTCAGTGCATGCAG TTGTGGAATGACACAGGCGTCCTGTGGGTCTGCTCTCTTCAAAAGT ACGTCCATAAGCGCTGGGTCCTGGCGTGGCTGGGCTTCCTGGTCCTGGCCGCCTGCATCTTGCTGCTCCTCCTGGCCAACCGGGGCGGCGTGAAAG GGGCGGCCCGGGGCCGCAGGGCGCTGCTGCTCTACTGTCCGGACCACGCGGGCTTCGAGCGCCTGGTGGGCACGCTGGCCACGGCCCTGGCGCAGCTGCGGCTCCCGGTGGCCCTGGACCTGTGGCACCGGCGCGAGCTGAGCGCCCTGGGCCCCCTGGCCTGGTTCCACGCGCAGCGGCGCCGGGCGCTGCAGGAGGGCGGGCTGCTGGTGCTGCTCTTCTCCCCGGGCGCCGCGGCGCTGTGCGCCCAGTGGCTGCGGGCGGAGGCTCCGGCGGGCACCGGGCCCTTCGCCGCCTCGCTCAGCTGCGTGCTGCCCGACTTCCTGGAGGGCCGCGCGCCGGGCCGCTACCTGGTGGCCTGCTTCGAGGAGCTGCTGCCCGCCCGGGACGTGCCCGAGCTCTTCCGCGCCGTGCCCGTCTTCTCCTTGCCCTCCCAGATGCCCGCCTTCCTGAGGGCGCTGGCGGGGCCCGGCACGAGGCGCCGGGAGGCCTTCGGGGCCCAGGCGCCGCGGGTGGCGCAGAGCCTGCGGCCGGCCCTGGACGAGTGCCTGCGGCGGGGCGCCACGTCCCGGCTCTGa
- the IL17RC gene encoding interleukin-17 receptor C isoform X1, with translation MPMPWLLLFSLVLGSRPWVFSLEKKVESKDEARCSQGLSCQFMEVLCLLESAEPTKEPVLVPTKLQTEVVLRCREESDCVPCVRVTTLNLTVQEPRKEDRDETGLQEDTELTSHPWPRNESLQAKVILSFQAYLTDRCIWVMVEVPAAMVQPGQNVGSVVFDCFEAPVGGEVQILSYTQSPNQKKLNHTLQLPDCFRPEMQDSVQSCWGIEWSGVLPSFNISTEGDTIQMVLDASIKQNYVLSVYWDQTRDSRIDRFHGVLTGPQNITLNQTDLVPCLCIQVHSNVSDSLRNTYCPFREDSRAQQNLWSHSKLKFLRTTSLSWQVEAPCPLSAETVLCWKLMDSETCHPLPVPKLLQNVTVNKFQDLPLKTLHPNVCVQVWSRGKLHIQECPLEDILDPLRDDILVLETWGPQETQSFCAMETSGCTLLPSMAHTRAALLGKQLLQDLQSGQCMQLWNDTGVLWVCSLQKYVHKRWVLAWLGFLVLAACILLLLLANRGGVKGAARGRRALLLYCPDHAGFERLVGTLATALAQLRLPVALDLWHRRELSALGPLAWFHAQRRRALQEGGLLVLLFSPGAAALCAQWLRAEAPAGTGPFAASLSCVLPDFLEGRAPGRYLVACFEELLPARDVPELFRAVPVFSLPSQMPAFLRALAGPGTRRREAFGAQAPRVAQSLRPALDECLRRGATSRL, from the exons ATGCCCATGCCATggctcctcctcttctctttagTTCTTGGGAGCAGGCCCTGGGTCTTCTCTCTGGAGAAGAAGGTAGAGTCCAAAGATGAAGCCCGATGCTCTCAG gGTCTTTCATGTCAGTTTATGG AAGTGCTCTGCCTGCTGGAGAGTGCTGAACCCACCAAAGAGCCAGTGCTGGTGCCCACAAAGCTACAGACAGAAGTGGTTCTTCGATGCAGGGAAGAGAGTGACTGCGTCCCTTGTGTTCGAGTGACAACCCTCAATCTAACAGTGCAGG AACCTAGGAAGGAAGATCGTGATGAGACTGGGCTCCAAGAAGATACTGAACTAACATCTCATCCTTGGCCTCGAAATG AATCTCTCCAGGCAAAAGTCATCCTCTCCTTCCAGGCCTACCTCACTGACAGATGTATCTGGGTGATGGTAGAGGTGCCTGCTGCCATGGTACAGCCAGGCCAAAATGTG GGCTCAGTGGTATTTGACTGCTTTGAGGCCCCAGTAGGGGGGGAAGTACAGATCTTGTCCTATACCCAGTCCCCCAACCAGAAGAAACTCAATCATACACTACAACTACCAG ATTGCTTCAGACCTGAAATGCAGGACAGTGTCCAGAGCTGCTGGGGTATTGAATGGAGTGGGG TGCTGCCCTCCTTCAATATCTCAACTGAAGGGGATACTATACAGATGGTGCTGGATGCCTCCATCAAGCAGAACTATGTCCTCTCTGTTTATTGGGATCAGACCAGGGATAGTCGGATAGACAGGTTTCATGGAGTCTTG ACAGGGCCACAGAATATCACCCTGAACCAAACGGATCTTGTCCCTTGCCTCTGTATCCAG gttcaTTCAAATGTGAGTGATTCTCTCAGAAACACCTATTGCCCCTTCCGAGAAG actccagggcccagCAGAATCTGTGGAGCCATAGCAAGTTGAAGTTCTTGAGGACCACAAGCCTGAGCTGGCAAGTGGAGGCACCCTGCCCATTGTCTGCAGAGACTGTTCTCTGTTGGAAGCTGATGGATAGTGAAACCTGCCATCCCTTGCCTGTGCCCAAACTTCTGCAGAATGTCACTGTGAAT AAATTCCAGGACCTCCCTCTGAAAACTCTCCATCCTAATGTCTGTGTTCAG GTGTGGAGTAGGGGAAAGCTCCACATTCAGGAGTGCCCACTGGAGG ATATTCTGGACCCTCTAAGGGATGACATACTAGTGCTGGAGACTTGGGGACCTCAGGAGACACAATCCTTCTGTGCCATGGAGACCAGTGGTTGCACCCTCCTGCCAAGCATGGCCCATACG AGAGCAGCCCTCCTTGGAAAACAGCTTCTTCAAGACCTACAGTCCGGTCAGTGCATGCAG TTGTGGAATGACACAGGCGTCCTGTGGGTCTGCTCTCTTCAAAAGT ACGTCCATAAGCGCTGGGTCCTGGCGTGGCTGGGCTTCCTGGTCCTGGCCGCCTGCATCTTGCTGCTCCTCCTGGCCAACCGGGGCGGCGTGAAAG GGGCGGCCCGGGGCCGCAGGGCGCTGCTGCTCTACTGTCCGGACCACGCGGGCTTCGAGCGCCTGGTGGGCACGCTGGCCACGGCCCTGGCGCAGCTGCGGCTCCCGGTGGCCCTGGACCTGTGGCACCGGCGCGAGCTGAGCGCCCTGGGCCCCCTGGCCTGGTTCCACGCGCAGCGGCGCCGGGCGCTGCAGGAGGGCGGGCTGCTGGTGCTGCTCTTCTCCCCGGGCGCCGCGGCGCTGTGCGCCCAGTGGCTGCGGGCGGAGGCTCCGGCGGGCACCGGGCCCTTCGCCGCCTCGCTCAGCTGCGTGCTGCCCGACTTCCTGGAGGGCCGCGCGCCGGGCCGCTACCTGGTGGCCTGCTTCGAGGAGCTGCTGCCCGCCCGGGACGTGCCCGAGCTCTTCCGCGCCGTGCCCGTCTTCTCCTTGCCCTCCCAGATGCCCGCCTTCCTGAGGGCGCTGGCGGGGCCCGGCACGAGGCGCCGGGAGGCCTTCGGGGCCCAGGCGCCGCGGGTGGCGCAGAGCCTGCGGCCGGCCCTGGACGAGTGCCTGCGGCGGGGCGCCACGTCCCGGCTCTGa